The Drosophila mauritiana strain mau12 chromosome 2R, ASM438214v1, whole genome shotgun sequence genome has a segment encoding these proteins:
- the LOC117137781 gene encoding uncharacterized protein LOC117137781, translating into MKFVAILLLSSLTIAMVLAFPDNDDKNVLVPVDMQHVAPLAAAADPPTSADQVSNSIRGPRHLLSKLFQPKTVVVQPVIVEQVAPRQYPGYAQPYPYYNQGGRYW; encoded by the coding sequence ATGAAGTTCGTGGCCATTCTTCTGCTGAGCAGCCTCACCATTGCGATGGTTTTGGCATTTCCTGATAACGACGATAAAAATGTTCTTGTGCCAGTTGATATGCAGCATGTCGCTCCACTGGCCGCAGCAGCAGATCCCCCAACGTCGGCAGACCAAGTCTCTAACAGCATACGCGGGCCACGTCATCTGCTGAGCAAGTTGTTCCAGCCCAAGACCGTGGTGGTGCAGCCAGTGATTGTGGAGCAGGTGGCTCCAAGGCAGTATCCCGGATACGCACAGCCCTATCCGTACTACAACCAGGGCGGACGCTACTGGTAG
- the LOC117137780 gene encoding synaptic defective enhancer 1 encodes MKLFCVVLVIYVVALTLSGVDGRGGGTTNGVEEPKFVGLFRRARRHVPAMKSALLHGNEPPPPPKFRSRRDALEDNLVANDDPPPPPQFRQRRQVPPGMPPPPDGLPPPPQFLL; translated from the exons ATGAAGCTATTCTGCGTTGTTTTGGTTATTTACGTTGTGGCTCTGACCCTCTCCGGAGTCGATGGACGTGGTGGGGGCACCACAAACGGAGTGGAG GAACCAAAGTTCGTCGGTTTGTTCAGACGG GCAAGGCGCCATGTCCCCGCAATGAAGTCCGCCCTTCTTCACGGCAACGAGCCGCCTCCACCTCCGAAATTCCGA TCCCGTCGTGATGCATTGGAGGACAACCTCGTGGCCAATGATGATCCTCCACCACCTCCGCAGTTCAGA CAACGACGTCAGGTTCCACCCGGAATGCCACCCCCGCCGGACGGCCTTCCACCACCACCCCAGTTCCTCCTCTAA